One window of the Eucalyptus grandis isolate ANBG69807.140 chromosome 6, ASM1654582v1, whole genome shotgun sequence genome contains the following:
- the LOC104426456 gene encoding protein FAR-RED-ELONGATED HYPOCOTYL 1-LIKE yields the protein MEEDKASPSDLSSFQAIKSRNIVDLSKKRKHLSEHCELPLPKHKCLDGGFDPVLLSEYDANPDIEDLPAFRIKRPTEGGCNHDESQPESAKGSNSFSEDSDTATSAYGGFNLGPDIAVITNGASTSSVKWAWNSSQDMPHYSSADKAITRVDNNNVDNNNGVGKHDPPDQDNELQMLLEEQLLEFGCHMGYTSEYANDCLDTCATEEVEDSIYSNASKPDNLVLSSGRWNTNHDTLHGTRKPTIDQEFEDYFSTLMM from the exons CTTTCAAGCAATAAAATCTCGAAATATTGTTGATTTAAGCAAGAAAAGGAAGCATCTATCTGAGCATTGTGAGTTGCCTCTACCAAAGCACAAGTGCTTGGATGGAGGCTTTGATCCAGTTCTGCTCTCCGAGTATGATGCAAACCCAGATATTGAGGACTTGCCTGCATTCAGAATAAAGAGGCCAACTGAGGGAGGTTGCAATCATGATGAATCACAACCTGAATCAGCAAAAGGCAGCAACAGCTTTAGTGAAGATTCTGACACTGCTACGTCTGCTTATGGCGGGTTTAATTTAGGCCCAGATATTGCTGTGATAACCAATGGAGCTTCCACTTCCTCTGTCAAATGGGCCTGGAACAGTTCACAAGACATGCCTCATTACTCTAGTGCTGACAAAGCTATAACGAGAGTTGATAACAACAATGTTGATAACAACAATGGAGTTGGGAAGCATGATCCTCCCGATCAAGACAATGAATTGCAAATGTTACTTGAAGAGCAGCTTTTAGAATTTGGATGCCATATGGGATACACAAGTGAATATGCAAATGACTGCTTGGACACGTGTGCAACCGAAGAAGTGGAAGACAGCATTTACTCCAATGCTTCAAAACCAGATAATCTTGTTCTTTCATCAGGAAGATGGAATACTAACCATG ATACTCTTCACGGGACTAGAAAACCAACAATTGATCAAGAATTTGAAGATTACTTCTCCACGCTCATGATGTAG
- the LOC104426457 gene encoding probable WRKY transcription factor 49 codes for MMEEDNGFGDEEELVRELLNNESPLFMTMDPSTETSNQEAAIKRLMSNVYSGPTIQDIESALFLSAHPMDIQPPQDYSPARSQTSSFQRGLDKIDHKYTLKIKSCGNGTTDDGYKWRKYGQKSIKNSANPRSYYKCTNPRCNAKKQVERSGDDPDTLIVTYEGLHLHFAYPYFPLGPVHQLDPPVKKPKKAALSTDDQAQDKPNEVLEAEGSTDAFKTGLAQTAMEGCPLGLTQEAMGHQGLGLLEDVVPFMIRNPTMKNVSDHSSSSSSSSYNHLSPPNSPSYQSCSPSYAPPYYGIGLGSCIK; via the exons ATGATGGAGGAAGACAATGGTTTTGGTGACGAAGAAGAGCTTGTGAGGGAGCTTCTCAACAACGAATCTCCTCTCTTCATGACGATGGACCCATCGACGGAGACGTCCAATCAAGAGGCCGCCATCAAGCGGCTCATGTCCAATGTCTATTCAGGCCCCACGATCCAGGACATCGAGAGCGCCTTGTTCTTGAGCGCCCACCCaatggatattcaaccaccgcAAGATTATTCACCAGCCAG GTCTCAAACTTCGTCGTTCCAGAGGGGGCTCGACAAGATTGACCACAAGTATACGCTTAAGATAAAGAGCTGTGGAAATGGGACGACCGATGACGGATACAAATGGAGGAaatacggccaaaagtctatcAAGAACAGTGCCAATCCGAG GAGCTACTACAAGTGCACAAACCCAAGGTGCAACGCCAAGAAGCAGGTGGAGCGATCCGGCGACGACCCGGACACACTCATCGTCACCTATGAAGGTCTCCACCTCCACTTCGCTTACCCTTACTTCCCCCTTGGCCCCGTCCACCAACTGGACCCCCCGGTCAAGAAGCCCAAGAAGGCCGCTTTGTCGACCGATGACCAAGCCCAGGACAAGCCCAATGAAGTCCTGGAAGCGGAAGGAAGCACCGACGCCTTCAAGACTGGGCTGGCCCAAACTGCGATGGAAGGCTGTCCTCTGGGCCTGACCCAAGAAGCAATGGGCCACCAAGGGCTCGGGCTTCTCGAAGACGTGGTGCCTTTCATGATTAGGAACCCAACAATGAAAAATGTCTCGGACCATTCGTCGTCTTCCTCTTCATCGTCGTACAACCACCTTTCGCCCCCGAATTCGCCTTCTTATCAGTCATGCTCCCCGAGCTATGCACCGCCATATTATGGCATAGGCCTCGGCTCATGCATCAAGTGA